One stretch of Oncorhynchus clarkii lewisi isolate Uvic-CL-2024 chromosome 3, UVic_Ocla_1.0, whole genome shotgun sequence DNA includes these proteins:
- the LOC139405491 gene encoding FUN14 domain-containing protein 1-like, translating to MADREEDPENEDTYEVVDLTQYARRQQWWGCLFGGNNSGPMAEKYSVATQIALGGVSGWCAGYLFQKVGKIAATAVGGGFLLLQIANHSGYVQVDWKRVEKDVNKAKRHLKKKADRAVPELNSFIDQSTEFVKTNIIVTSGFFGGFLLGLAS from the exons atggcggatcgTGAAGAGG ACCCAGAGAATGAGGACACATATGAGGTGGTCGACCTGACACAATATGCTAGGCGTCAACAATGGTGGGGCTGCCTATTTGGTGGGAACAATTCGGGTCCTATGGCTGAGAAGTATTCGGTAGCCACACAAATAGCACTGGGTGGTGTGAGTGGCTG GTGTGCGGGATATCTTTTCCAGAAGGTGGGGAAGATCGCAGCCACCGCTGTGGGTGGAGGATTCCTGTTGTTACAG ATAGCCAACCACAGTGGCTATGTGCAGGTGGACTGGAAGAGAGTGGAGAAGGATGTCAACAAAGCCAAGAGGCACCTGAAGAAGAAAGCCGACAGGGCTGTACCAGAGCTCAACTCTTTTATCGACCAG TCCACAGAGTTTGTGAAGACAAACATTATCGTCACCAGTGGATTCTTTGGAGGCTTCTTGCTTGGGCTGGCATCCTAA